The DNA region GCGCGTCCACGTCGGTGGCGGCGAGATAGCGGTGCGGCCAGTCGACGACGATCTCGTCGGCGTCCGGGAAGCGGGCCGCCGTGGCGAAGACGGGGCGGGCGTCGCAGACGGTGACGCGGTAGCCGAGGAAGCGGCCGGCACGCACCAGGGCGGCGGCGAAGTCGATCGCCCCGAAGACGATCATCCGGGGCGGCGGGACGCTCGATTCGACGAGCAGGGTGACGGGGCTGCCGCATCGGGAGCCCTCGGCGCCGATGGTGATCGGACCGGTACGGCCCGCGTCGAGCAGCGCGCGTGCCTCGGCGGCGGCCGTGCGGTCCAGTTCGGGGTCTCCGCCCAGCCCGCCCTGGTACGTGCCGTCGGGGTGGACGAGCAGGGGACGGCCGAGCAGGCCGTCCGGGCCTTCGGTGACCCGGGCGACCGCCGCCGCGCCGCCGCCCGCGGCGGTGGCGAGCGCGGCGGCGAACACCGGGCGCGCGGGGTCGTCCGCGCGCACCGGGGTCACCAGGACGTCGATGACTCCCCCGCAGGTCAGACCGACCGCGAAGGCGTCGTCGTCGCTGTAGCCGAAGCGCTCGCGCACGGTGACGCCGTCCGCGAGGGCCTGCCGGCACAGCTCGTAGACCGCGCCCTCCACACACCCGCCGGAGACCGACCCGACGGCCGTGCCCTCGCTGTCGACGGCGAGGGCGGCGCCCGGCTGCCGGGGGGCGCTGCCGCCGACCGCCACCACGGTGGCCACGGCGAACGCGCGTCCCTGCCCGACCCACCGGTGCAGCTCTTCGGCGATGTCCAGCATGGCGTGTCTCCTTCTGACAGAGGTGCGGAGGTTCGGGGTGACGTCAGTTGACGCCCAGCCAGCTCTCGATGGGATGCAGGGCGAAGTAGACGACGAAGACCAGTGTCAGGGCCCACATGAAGACGCCGACCTCACGGGCCCTGCCCTGCGCGAGCTTGATGGCGGAGTACGAGATGACGCCCGCGGCGACACCGGTGGTGATGGTGTACGTGAACGGCATCAGGACGACGGTGAGGAAGACCGGGACGGCGACGGAGCGGTCGCTCCAGTCGACGTGCCGGGCGTTCTGCATCATCATGGCGCCGATGATCACGAGGGCCGCGGCAGCGACCTCGGCCGGCACGATCGCGGTCAGCGGGGTGAAGAACAGGCAGGCGGCGAAGAAGAGCCCGGTGACGACGGACGCGAGCCCGGTGCGGGCCCCCTCCCCGACGCCGGTCGCCGACTCGACGAAGACCGTCTGGCCGGAGCCTCCGGCGACCCCGCCGATCGCACCGCCGGCACCGTCGATGAACAGCGCCTTGGACAGGCCCGGCATCCGCCCCTTGTCGTCGGCGAGGTTCGCCTCGGTACCGACTCCGATGATCGTGGCCATCGCGTCGAAGAAGCCGGCCAGCACCAGGGTGAAGACGATCATGCCCACCGTCATCACGCCGACGTCGCCCCAGCCGCCGAACTCGACGTCGCCGAAGAGCGAGAAGTCCGGTGAGGAGACGGCGCCGCCGCTCAGCGCGGGCGGCCCGCTGCTCCAGGACTTGGGGTCGATGTCGACGACCGCGTTGGCCACGATCGCGACGACGGTTCCGGCGACGATGCCGATCAGGATCGCGCCCGGGATGTTCCGTGCCTGCAGCATGAAGATGAGCAGCAGCGTCAGGGCGAAGATGAGGACCGGCCACCCGGTGAGTTCGCCCGTGGGCCCGAGGGACAGCGGGGTCGCCGTTCCCTGGTGGACGAACCCGGCCTTGACGAGGCCGATGAGCGCGATGAAGAGCCCGATACCGATGGTGATGCCGTGCTTCAGCGCGAGCGGGATCGCGTTCATGATCAGCTCGCGGAGGCCGGTGACGACCAGCAGGCAGATCACG from Streptomyces sp. B1I3 includes:
- a CDS encoding XdhC/CoxI family protein, translating into MLDIAEELHRWVGQGRAFAVATVVAVGGSAPRQPGAALAVDSEGTAVGSVSGGCVEGAVYELCRQALADGVTVRERFGYSDDDAFAVGLTCGGVIDVLVTPVRADDPARPVFAAALATAAGGGAAAVARVTEGPDGLLGRPLLVHPDGTYQGGLGGDPELDRTAAAEARALLDAGRTGPITIGAEGSRCGSPVTLLVESSVPPPRMIVFGAIDFAAALVRAGRFLGYRVTVCDARPVFATAARFPDADEIVVDWPHRYLAATDVDARTVLCVLTHDAKFDVPLLELALRLPVAYVGAMGSRRTHLERNERLREAGVTERRLAALHSPIGLDLGARTPEETALSIAAEIVAVRRGGSGVPLKGAHTAIHHESGPPLASVA
- a CDS encoding NCS2 family permease, giving the protein MTQQSVEPRTSAQDAGPGSRVPAGRSWLDRYFHISERGSTVAREVRGGVTTFMAMAYILLLNPLILGGKDVDGQLLGQSGLITATALAAAATTLLMGFVGKVPLALAAGLSVSGVLASQVAPAMTWPQAMGMCVVYGVVICLLVVTGLRELIMNAIPLALKHGITIGIGLFIALIGLVKAGFVHQGTATPLSLGPTGELTGWPVLIFALTLLLIFMLQARNIPGAILIGIVAGTVVAIVANAVVDIDPKSWSSGPPALSGGAVSSPDFSLFGDVEFGGWGDVGVMTVGMIVFTLVLAGFFDAMATIIGVGTEANLADDKGRMPGLSKALFIDGAGGAIGGVAGGSGQTVFVESATGVGEGARTGLASVVTGLFFAACLFFTPLTAIVPAEVAAAALVIIGAMMMQNARHVDWSDRSVAVPVFLTVVLMPFTYTITTGVAAGVISYSAIKLAQGRAREVGVFMWALTLVFVVYFALHPIESWLGVN